The genomic DNA TAGTAAAACATAAATAGAATTTCTAAAATAGTAAAAACTAAACAAGCGGTGCAATATGTGACTCGCCCAAGACAATATTTCAGGATGTGCAGTATCTCGTTGGACAACTACTATGTTGTCATCCCCACCCATTACTTATCTTCTAAGCAGTAACGAAGGATTAATTGAgatcaattaataaaattagacatacataattaaataaatatttaatttttttttatatagtatatatatatatatatatatatgcaagatAAATTaagattacaaaatatttattatgataataaaactctattagttcagttttaattatttagaaTCATCCTCATCCACTTCGAAAATATTTAATCATTTAGGATTATcatcatccaattcaaaaagattaaatattatttaattatttaaaattatccTCATCCAATTCGGAAAATATTTAATCATTTAGGATTATCGTCATCCAATTCAAAAagattaaatattatttaattatttaaaattatccTCATCCAATTCGAAAATATTTAATCATTTAGGATTATCATCATCCAATTCGAAAGGATTAAGATACCGGTATCGTATTCGACAAGTTAAGTTATTTTATTCGTTACAATCTCTACAAAAAAATATcgctttcaaaacaaaaaataaaacaaaaatagaaaataaaaaacaaaaacctcaacaaaaagaaaattaccgCACTGCACGTCAAATAGGGACCCGCAGGAGATGACGCAGTCCGACGCGTCCACCGCAATCCGGTCGCTCAGTCTCCCTACACCCCAATAGAAAGAGACCGTGTAGGCCACGCTCTCCACTGCGCGTGCAACGTCCAGTGACCGGCCCTAACAGAAAAGGGAAAATCGCGCCAAAGGAAACGAAGAAACAAACTTCCTTCTACTGCTGAAGAACTTCcccttttgggtttttctgCAAATCATCGAAATCCGCGATTTCAATTATTTGATGCTTATCCGGATTTATCCTAATCCTCAAACAGCCGAAttccattttttattataaataattcAAATTCTGCACTCAGCAATCCAATTCGATACGCACTTCACTTTCTTATCCGGGTTCCCAAACAACCTCCTTGATTCGCTCTCAATCCGTTTCCATTTTtcaactctctttctctctgcttTCTTTCTCTGAGCCGCAGAAAGCAGAAGCAGCATGGGGTCTATGGAGCAGACGATTCTGGTGACCGGCGGCGCGGGGTTCATAGGGAGCCACACGGTGGTTCAGCTGCTCGAGGCGGGGTTTAGGGTTTCCGTCATTGATAATCTCGATAACTCCGTTGCTGAAGCTGTTGATCGCGTCAGGGACTTGGTCGGCCCCAAGCTCTCTCAGAAACTTCACTTTCAGCTGGTAATTCTAGCTTTGGATtactctgtttggttgccgagaaaattaGGGAAATGAAACGGAAAataattttgaacttttttgctGTTCTGTTCTTGTTAGTGTGTTAGTGTCGGTTGGATGACGAGATCTCTTTTATGCTTAGTAGACTAGCTGCCTTAGCTTTGCATCGCTCCGTTTGGTTCCCAAGAAAATTAGGGAAATCAGGACTGGAGAAGGAAAATTTTGGCTTGTTAACTCTCTTTTTCTGATTTAGTCAACTGTTTAGGCTCGGTTGGATTATGACTGATCACTTTAGATATTAAAATGACAGAGCTAGAGAAAAATCAGCTTTTCTATCAATTTTCAGTGAACTTTTGCCCTGTTTGGTTCCTGAGAAAGCCTGTCAAACTGATTTCTTGGTTTCTTTGGTGTTATTCTCACTAATCAAATTGGCAATATCTGTGTGCAGGGTGATCTCAGAAATAAGGACGATTTGGAGAAGCTGTTTTCTCAAACGAAGtcagtaatttttttattagcatcTAAGTATGTCATTATAATGTTTAGGTATTGACATTTCTGCTGGATAACGTGACAGGTTTGATGCTGTAATCCACTTTGCTGGCCTAAAAGCTGTAGGAGAAAGCGTTGCACACCCGCACCGTTATTATGATAACAATTTGGTTGGAACTATTAATCTTTACGCGGTCATGGCGAAATACAATTGTAAAAAGGTTTGCTTCTGTTTTCTCAGTTCTGCAGTGGAGCCTCAAATTAGGTTGCGATATTTTGTTTCCCTTATGTTAGGATCAGTGTATAACCAACCACAAGAAACCAATGGAACTTGGATTCGTGTTTTAAATGCACGTTATGTCTGCATGTGAGTGCTAGATAGATAGATTGGCGACTGTTTTTTCGCAGTCTCTAGTGCCCTATAAAACTAAATAGAAGCAAgcacaaaatatattacgaacAGAAGAGCACTGCGGTTTTGAATTATTGGCCTTGCCATTTAGAGTAAAGAAGCGCATGGTGTTTGCTAACCGGATGAATATGATGTTTTCTGAGTGTAGATGGTTTTTTCATCATCTGCAACTGTGTATGGACAACCTGAAAAAATTCCATGTGTTGAGGATTTCAACCTTGTAGCTTTGAATCCATATGGCCGTACCAAGGTATACACCATGTCTTTCTCCCGCAATTGTTGCATTCTCGTTTCGAGTTAAAACTGGCATAAAAGGGATGCAGCCTGTCTTCTCTAACATCAAATTTACTCTTACTAGCTTTTCCTTGAAGAAATTGCTCGAGATATGCATAATGCAGACCCAGATTGGCAAATTATTCTGCTGAGGTACTTCAATCCTGTCGGGGCTCATGAGAGTGGGAAAATTGGTGAAGATCCCAAAGGTATCCCAAACAACCTCATGCCGTACATACAGCAAGTAGCTGTTGGAAGATTGCCTGAGCTTAATGTCTTTGGTCATGATTATCCCACCAAGGATGGTACTGCGGTATGTAAAATCCATTAagattttcctttctttaagACAATTGGGCAGGAGTGGTAAGAATTCACTTAGTTGTTTATTGACCTCCATCTACTACGAGTCCTCTGTTTAATCGAGTTAGCTTGGTCTGCATATGTTCCACTCATAGCATCGTCTTTAATCATGCCGCTGATGCACAAATTTCTTGTTCACCATATGTAATCAGGTAAATCCTAATTACcagtttcattttacttttcattttttaacaGATCCGAGACTACATCCATGTTATGGACTTAGCAGATGGTCATATTGCTGCCCTTCAGAAGCTTTTTACAACAGAGAATATAGGTGATTGATCTAAATTCAACATTTATTTATACGAAATATACTTGCTGTCCCCTGCTGGTAGTTTTTCATCAGCATCCCAAGTTTCTAAATCAATCTATCGTGTAAGTTTATTTGGAATTGGGGTGTTTTAAAGATAATTTCATGTCTTAGGTTGTGCTGTCTACAATCTCGGAACTGGACAAGGTACATCGGTGCTTGAAATGGTTTCTGGTTTCGAGAAAGCTTCTGGCAAGGTGATTGTTCGTCTCCTTCAAAATCTATCCCTTCTCGCTCTCACGCACACATTAAATGTGCGATACTGAAGTACTTCTCGATTGTGTGTACCAGAAAATTCCTATCAAACTATGTCCGAGGAGGCCAGGAGATGCTACTGCTGTTTATGCTTCAACAGAGAAAGCTGAAAGGGAACTCGGGTGGAAGTATGTACATTTCAATCTATTCGTTTTTCACATGTATTCTTCACGATTTTTTGTTGCCTGTACGATGCATCCCATTTGTATACATATAACTCATGTTGAACTAGGTTGACTATCTATCATCGTGGAACTGCATAATTCTCTCCGCTAATCTGATGTCGGTTTCAGGGCAAAATACGGAATAGAGGAGATGTGCAGGGACCAATGGAAGTGGGCAGTAAACAATCCTCACGGTTACAAGTCGAAGTATTGAAGGCGTTGGCATGTATATACGCGCGGCAGCACACCGAAGTTCAGTCCGAAATTGGACGGAAGAAGATCCTGCGCTTGATATGAATAATTTCCACACTGCCTAAAAGAAGTGTAGTTGGGAAACATCAACATATGTTTCTAAATCAATGTGTTcttccttgtttttctttttattagagagaaaaaaaaggtaGTGGGAATAAATTCCTCTGGCAAAATATAGATATTATAAAcatcgaaaaagaaaaagttttttttttttttttggcaaaagaaaaagaaaaagtttaaaTGGTAGGATTGTGATGGGTCAAAATCTCCTAGGAGAATTGGAGAAACGTACGGGTTTGGTAAAGTTTGAACAATTATTGAACGTTAGACTGAAGACCTTTATGTTTTTGTCATAGATTGAAGACAGTATTTTGTGTTGCAGGATTACGATACGTCAAAAATTCTattactttaattaaaaaaatgtatttatGATTCTTTTCGAGTCATCATTCCGGAAAATCACTAGCGTAGACAAATGGAGGTTAGCATTGTGGAGCGAGGTTGACATACGGTACGATTGAAGAACATATTCATCATAAAAGTAAAGTTCTAATTTAGTTTCTGAACTATCATCAAATGAAAATTCAGtccttaaattatttttcagtaAATAAGttcttaaatttattaaaaattactaATTTCATTCCTACTGTTatattcaaagttattttatcaaattttttgtCAACTCACTTAACACATTTTAGAGAGTAATACTGTCATTTTCTTGTCTATAAGctcttaacatttcatataagttgcgaatttaatttttaatttacccTCTAAAGTTAACTTCATACATTATTTCTTTATAATAAAATTACCCATCTACCCTCCAATGTGtatgtgtatcacatgcaaatAACGTAACTtaaattgacgaaaaattgaataaaatagttTCGAATCTAATATTATGAATGTAATTgacagatttttataattcaataactaatttttctaaaacaaaaaagaaagtttaAGGACTTAATTTTCACTCAAGTGATAATTTAGGGACTAAATTGGCAATTCATCCTAAAAGTAGATGTGTTTTGCTCACGCAATAGtgacttttgagtttttggtcTCAGTCAATAGTTGaatgcctttttcttttttttattttgaaaaaaaatatattactaaaccgtaatactaaatagTTGGAATGCGGTTTTAAtatgaagaaaatataaaacaaaaagttgCAGAATAATTCCATGTTTAATCAGAGGGACCTCTGGCCTCTTAATCAGTGGCTAATGTAATTTAAGTGGAGATTGAAAGTGAATTAGATGTTGTAGGGACCCAGAAAACatcataaaaagaaattaaaaatataatttaagaaACAAGGTTGAATTTAGAGGTGGCTACGTGTTACACTGTCTGTCTATTCTTCACAAACAAGTATGATTAATTAGGATTAGGATGTATTAGGATTAAGGATCCGATCTCTTGCGTCCTCTGCTATTCCGAGCAATACTTAGATAGGATTGGGTTTTATTTTAGGGATAGGATTGAACTGACAGGGATAGGTTACATAATTTATGTGTGGTTGGACCACATAATCCATCATAGTTTTTTATTTCAGATTTGTAACCAATCTATTCCGTGTTAAATTTTTCTCACCAAGCATAGACTGGGCTACAAGTCCAATTTAATTGGAAATCAATCATCTTATCCTGCCCACCAAACGGGGTCTTAGAGTATAGGCCTCATACTTTATATATTTCCAATCTTTGTTTATGATATTTGATCTGTTAGGAAGAATTGTCATCGTGCAATCATGTAATACAATTAGTCCACCTGTTATATCACAGGTGGATGACAATTTTATGATTTAGAATATAGTACTAATAACAAATTCATGTGTGTATGATTATGAATAGATTAATTATACTACGTGAACATATTTCACTAAACAAACAATAATTTTTATCTTCTTATTTATAgacatttttaatttatttgggcATCTATGTTTGGTAGTTAGTCTCTAATAATTATTGTGTTTTCAAATGCTCACCTaataaaacacataaaaaacgATTTTAGgtgtttattgttttttttttttggatattgGACTGTAATTTTTATTACCAATAACACATAATTACAAGAGATAGGCTCGCATACAACGCAAACACAACAACAAAAGTAGACAACAAAACCAAGCCCAACAtaaaacagaacaaaaaaaaaaaaaaaaaaaaaaaaaaaaaaccaaaaccaaaaccaaacagcTTGCATCTTCTACCGCAGCATCCTCCGTTGTTACCACCATATGAAGGACCTCCAGACTCGAACCAGTTGCCAGAAAGCAAGCCAAATCGAGCCCTTAAAGTGGCTAAAAAGAAGGCTTCAACAACTGCCAAAGTGCTAAAAAACCAGCATGgacaaaaggaaagaaaaggaaaacaagagGAGCAAGGGGCTACCACCAACCCTAATCATAGCCAGGATGAATGGCAGTGAGGAGAAGAACAGAAGTTGGAGATGCACTCACATGCAGGCGGTGAGAAGAACTTTCACGAAGGAAAGAAGAACTCTCACGAAGGAGAGAACGTGGTGCTTTGGTCTTACTTGATACCATGTCAAATCATCGAGTCCAATGACAACTTCTACATCTCTCTATTTTGAATTggctctttatttttatattatatatatatatatatatatatatataactacatACTTATATCAAGTGCATCCTTTCCACCTATAATATTTGTCCACAAAGTCATTGTTCACTACCTTATAATAGGATCTTTTCCGAATTCTCTTTGTAGGGATTCAGATGAtcgaatcgtgtccgttcatcgtacatcgtgcagttagaaattatttaaaatttaaaatttaaaattgaatataaatagtatctaacgaaaactgaccacaAGATATATGATGAACAGATACAATTGATTGATCCCCGGATCCTTACAAAGAGAATTTGGAGATGATCCTTGTCCTTGCAACAAAGCTTTGGAGAGGCACtgtgtaaattaaaaaaaaataaaaaaaaataaaaaaaaacaaagaagaagaagaagaagaagaagtcaaACAAACAACGTAAGAATGTCTTACACTTCTTataatgattaagaatgtatatCGGATAGATTTGTATTTGTAAAACGAAAGTTTCTAATCCAATTGTGTTGAAGAAAATTATAcggaaatatttaaaataagaaCGTGAGGTCACACGTCATAAAAAGCAAAGTTTTAAAATACATTAGGCGTTAGTTAGGCAGCATGTTGGGGCCTATgtagatttaagtaaatctattatatttcgtgtataTAAGTGTCTTTTTAtacttacaatatatataatttcatcataaactacaaaatagaatgatgaaatattggaacataatgaaaacatggggaacaaacatattatgtgtgttcatttaagtacaCAACAAGTCCCTAATAAtttattgtaaaaaataaaatgcaaaatgaaagttatctattttctgtctaaatgAGTCAcaacctaggcgggtgcctaggctgGTCTGGACAgactaggcgggtgcctaggcggtctaggagccattttttaattttcaaacgtctaaGCATTAATTGGGATAGTAGCCAACTGTCTAGCCTAGACAAAACTTAAAAGACGTTAGACggaaatttttagaatagtgataAAAAGCACCACAATTCCATAATTACAAacttagcaaaaaaaaaatttgatataaacCTATCTTTTGAAAtctatattttctctttcaaccttttcaaatccctctcattctttctcatattttttacatttgtCTTTTCAACTCCTCTCTTTCAgcatattattatttaaaatatattatcttCATAGTTTAATTTTAAGTGACAATTAAATGCAAATAAGATAATATCAATATACTTGATTTTTTACGagattctttttttctctctttcactTAATGAAAGAGAAACTTTTTAAAAGCGACAAGCACGTTGTGGTAAGCAAAGAATGGCACACGGTAAAGATTATAACATGTGAACTAAGAGAGCCCATACGGAAAAGGAGGTAGATTGTCTTTcatttctttctattttatgcgatcacggttaagttatgtaaatattttatattgatttttttaatagagataataagacaaaaagtaataggaatataaaatattaacgtaatttaaccgtgaccgtacaAATATAAGCAGATGGAAAGAGAATCCAagcaggagggcagacaataaTGCTTTTGAACTACACGTGGAAAGTAATTCTACGCTCAGATGCGCATTAAATGAGGCAAATGTGATCTTAATAAATTTGTACTTCAGAAGTGGCGTCTCAATTAAAATTACATAGCAAACAGCTTGATGTAATTCACGGGCCATAAAAAAGCATCAGATAAACAAATTAGTCCAGAAATATTTGATAGGTAATTCGAATTTAAGACATCTTgtggaaaaatgaaaaacaaattattatttGGGCTTCGgataattttgaaaataaaataaaagaaaataaacaatgcTTATTCCTCTTCATTCTTGGCCAATAACCATGTTTTTTGGACTCAAAagaaggatttggatcctcacCAGATTCTCTCCATAAGGATCCTAAAGATCAACGAACACGAATCATTTATAAAAAATAGTGagtcataatttttttcttttttatattttttatacaaaataataatattttatacgATTTTTTATCAACAATCCGCGTTcacgaggatccaaatccctcaaAGAATTCTTGTCCAGAGCAGACGATTAGGGTTACCGACACGTATGAGACATCTCTGtatttggaaaaaaagaaaataaataaataaaataataataataataagaaaagaaaaagaaaaagaaaaacgaagGAATGGGAGAAGCTTCTGGAAAAGACGTTAGAAGAAGAACCTACCACTCACACCCTCTCACAGCCTCCCTACTTCTTCTCGCTCCTTCCTTCCAATCCGCTCCAAATCACTTtacctccctttctctctcttctccgtGGGCCCCACAGTTCTTTTTCCCatgaaacaataaaaaaaagttattgtttattattttctttccctttccttctCGAACCCACGAATACGCCCTTTTCCCTTCTTCCTCCTACCATTTACTCCTCCTGCGGAACCTTCTAGAAACAACAAAAGCGAAATCCTCTCCCTCTCGCcctctcctccctctccctctccctctccctctgagCTGCTGCTTCCCGTACTGCCTGCTGCAACAAGATCGATCGAGTTGGCTTTCGTGTCCAATCTAACTTTTCTGTTCGGTTGGTGGGAAAATCCCTACTCTCTGTTCATCCCCAAACCTTTAAATCCACGCTTTGAAGGTAATACACGCCGGCTCCTTGatttaattcctttttttttttattgaattttccATTTCCAATACCTAGAAATCTAAttacacaaaaaataataggaaGTAAAATTTCGTATCTCcagaaatttttgttttctaatccTCCGCGGTTTCTCGGTAACCAAACGGAGcgttaaataattttaattaaataaaataacgtttatttatttatttatttgtttgttgaaCGGATTTTTGATATATCAGTTGCTATTAGAGCCCAGATCTGAGAAGCCAAAGGCGAAAAAAACCATGTCCTCGTTGCCGGCCGAGCAGAACGGCGACTCGGCGCCTGCTGGAAGCGGTGGCGGCGGAGGAGATTCGCAGAGATCGCTTCCGACGCCGTTTTTGACCAAAACATATCAGCTGGTTGACGATCCATCCGTCGATGATTTAATATCGTGGAGCGAGGATGGATCGGCGTTCATCGTCTGGCGACCTGCCGAATTCGCCAGAGATTTGCTTCCCAAGTACTTCAAACACAACAATTTCTCCAGTTTCGTTCGCCAGCTCAACACTTACGTAAGCCTCCCTCACTTTCCCTCTTTTTCTCCCAGCCAAACAGGGATTCTTTTCTCGGCAACCGAACAGGATTGAGTCACTTCAGATTTACGGTTTCCTAATCTATTTTGCGATTGGATTTTGTAGGGATTCCGGAAAGTCGTGCCGGATCGATGGGAGTTCGCAAACGATTTCTTCAAGAAAGGCGAGAAAGGACTTCTCCGGGAGATTCAGCGCCGGAAAATCTCTCCATCGGTGTCGGCGGCAGCTACGGTTGTTCCGCCAGCGATGGCGGCGATATCGGCGTTGGCTCCCCGGGTGTCTCCGTCTAACTCCGGCGACGAGCAAGTGATCTCGTCGAATTCGTCTCCGGTGGCGGCTCCGGCAATGTTGGCGAGCCGAATCAGGAGCTCCACCTCCACGTCGGACGTTCTAGAAGAAAACGAGCGGCTGAGGAAAGAGAACATGCATCTGAGTCACGAGTTGACTCAGCTCCGCGGGTTATGTAATAACATATTGGCGTTGATGACGAACTACGCGTCTGGTCAGTTAGAGAGCggtggcggaggaggaggaggaggagtagtGGATGACGGTAGGACTTTAGAGCTGTCGCCGGTGAAAGAGGCTGAGCCTGCTGCAGAAGACGCCGGTTGCAACGGAGCGAACGCGGAGGCTTCCGGGgcggaagaggaggaggaggaagaagaggaggagatgAGGCCAAGGTTGTTCGGGGTTTCGATCGGGGTGAAGCGCGTGAGGAGAGACGAAGACGAAGAGGAACAGCATCGGGAAGGCTCCGAGGGGGCGAAGCAAGAGCCGTCGGATGGGAGCTTGAAGCGCGATTGTGACGCCACGTGGCTGGAGCTCGGAAAGTGATTGAAAATGATCAGATGACGTAGGCGATTGTTGTTTATGGAAGCCGACAATGGAAGCGTGGACAGCAACGCACGGGGAGGAATGTGAGCACGTGCGAGATAATAACTGGGATGGCGCCACGTGGATGGAAAAGATAAGAACCGAAACCCGGGACGGTGTCGTATGGGCGGGAATGAGATCGCGTGATGACATATGAAGCGCGCCAGAGGACGGAAAGAAGACGGTCCCAAATGCTGAGGTTTTTATAGGTGGTGCTtcgtacattattttttttactttttgtacTCTTTTTACAATTTACTACCGTTTTatgaaatgaattgaaaaagatggaGGAAAATTTAAGAAGCGTTtgaggaaaatgaagaaaaaaagaagttgaagatttgCGTCATTTGAATTGCTTTGCTTGCAATTTGTAGTCAAAGACATTTACCAAACAAAAATGCATAGGGGGAGGAAGGAATTGACTCCTTCAACGTATAAGAAATCTGAGCTTTTATACGTTCATTTGAAATGCCTCCTGtaattcaattttaatattgtttatttttttcctgaAATGAAAATGTGGTCATTTGCATTGtggaaatttaaaaataaggttttaacgaaacattttcggtattgttcatttttaacgaaaaagacatttttattttaaaaagtcatttatgatactattcacttacaacattcttttgtctttttaattaaaacttaaagtttttaagtcatattcattattttttctatttattaaaattaaccaaaatttagagcttatataaaattataatcgTCGTTTGaagtttatgataattataactAAAACTAATATGAAAGTACTAATACATTTTTAATccatcaaattttattgtttgaagTCCTTGGATGTCCCCtcctttcatttattttctttgaattACAAGTGTAGTGCGGTATTGTTTATTGTGTCCGCTGAGTACCCTGCCCATCTATTTCCTTTTAATCTTGGAATTGATGTGCCATTTGCTTTATTGGTtacctctttttatttttaataagttGCATGAGCACCTCTAGCAATGGGGATGAGGTCTTGAAGGCAGAAGCTGCTGCCAAGGTTTTTAAAAACACTAGGCACTAGTCGAGCGGTGGACTAGGGTCTAGCATTTAGGTGGACTGGGTGGATTTAAGGTTTAAAAAGTTTACTGAATGTGCTCTGAAATGTATAGGCTCATTCTCGTTCCCTAGGCAATAAGGATAGAGTTAACAACAACTCATCGGTTGAGATCCAACTCCAATTATCAGCATTTAAAGCGTTCATTGATTTTGCCGATAACTAGCTTTTCGGAAAGGGGCGAGCTAGTGCAAAGAGCTATTGGCTGTTCACAGTAAAAAACAGGAGGAAGTTCATAAC from Pyrus communis chromosome 17, drPyrComm1.1, whole genome shotgun sequence includes the following:
- the LOC137722435 gene encoding bifunctional UDP-glucose 4-epimerase and UDP-xylose 4-epimerase 1-like gives rise to the protein MGSMEQTILVTGGAGFIGSHTVVQLLEAGFRVSVIDNLDNSVAEAVDRVRDLVGPKLSQKLHFQLGDLRNKDDLEKLFSQTKFDAVIHFAGLKAVGESVAHPHRYYDNNLVGTINLYAVMAKYNCKKMVFSSSATVYGQPEKIPCVEDFNLVALNPYGRTKLFLEEIARDMHNADPDWQIILLRYFNPVGAHESGKIGEDPKGIPNNLMPYIQQVAVGRLPELNVFGHDYPTKDGTAIRDYIHVMDLADGHIAALQKLFTTENIGCAVYNLGTGQGTSVLEMVSGFEKASGKKIPIKLCPRRPGDATAVYASTEKAERELGWKAKYGIEEMCRDQWKWAVNNPHGYKSKY
- the LOC137722906 gene encoding heat stress transcription factor B-2b, whose protein sequence is MSSLPAEQNGDSAPAGSGGGGGDSQRSLPTPFLTKTYQLVDDPSVDDLISWSEDGSAFIVWRPAEFARDLLPKYFKHNNFSSFVRQLNTYGFRKVVPDRWEFANDFFKKGEKGLLREIQRRKISPSVSAAATVVPPAMAAISALAPRVSPSNSGDEQVISSNSSPVAAPAMLASRIRSSTSTSDVLEENERLRKENMHLSHELTQLRGLCNNILALMTNYASGQLESGGGGGGGGVVDDGRTLELSPVKEAEPAAEDAGCNGANAEASGAEEEEEEEEEEMRPRLFGVSIGVKRVRRDEDEEEQHREGSEGAKQEPSDGSLKRDCDATWLELGK